The Mus musculus strain C57BL/6J chromosome 16, GRCm38.p6 C57BL/6J DNA window CACCCACAGGTCACTCCTGGAGTTGGGATGAAATTAATCACCTGCTGCAGAACAGAGCAGCCCTGGTTTTCCTCCAGTTTGCAATATGTTTCTAAAATGTCCCCCTTGGTCTAGGAAGCCCTAGATGCTTTGAATTCTGGCCACCACAGAGAGAACACATGGCCCCAAATAAAAGCAACACTTTCTACAGAGCTTCTTATCCCGTTTCCAAATTACCAGAAAGGTCCATGACACCATAGGTGTTCCGTCCAAAGGAGAGTCTACCTCACTTTGCTATTTAGAATGTGCATATAAATCAGGAACGTGTCATAAGATGACCATCACCAAGATCTTTCACTAGTGATTTTGTGATCCCTTGTCCGACATTTTTGCTTTATGAAAAGATAAGCTCACACTCAAGGAACCTAAGAATTGGCCTGGGCCAAGTCTGGAGATTACAAACCAGTTTCCTGTATCAGCTTGGGATTTTGCCTTGCACagtaccatccatccatccattcattcctaACTCATTCACTAAATCTACATTGCCTGCCTTCTTCAGCCAAAGAAATAGCATAGATGATGTTCAACAACTGGCTTTCCCACTGTGGGTTAATTTTAACTACCCACTGCTGAATCATGACTTGAAtttaaatatttgcatttttgtAATAATATGAATGAAAAGTAGGGCCTCTCAGGTATGATTAAAAATATCTATTAGATATCTATTGTCCTTTGAGACAGATGAAGCAACTTACATATCAAGGCCTCCTAGTAAGGTTCCTCTAATTAGCCTAAACAAAATTTTCCATCTTTATATGCTTTATATTTTGTTAGGCTGCAGAGCTATCTTCATGGCTGAAAGTgcacattgctcttgcagagaacctaagttcagttcccagcacacaagTTTGTCAGCTGACAACAACTACTAACTCAAGCCCAGGGAGATCCCCATACATCCGCGGGCATTGCACTCTCatacacccacacagagacaagTAATGAGAAGAATAGTTTTAATTTAGAAATTTTATATACAGTCTTAGTGCTGAGTTGCCTTTCTATAGTAGATtccaggggaagaaagaaagatgaagatggggaggaggaggagcaggaaaaaaagaagagaagagcaggagaaagcggagagaagaaaatggagaaggaggaagaggaggaggagaaggagaagaagaaaaagaagaaggaggaggaggaagagaagaaggaggatgaggaagagaaggagaagaaggaagagaagaaggaggaggaagaagagaagaaggaggaagagaaggaggagaggaaggggaagaagaagaagcagaagaagaagaagaagaagaagaagaagaagaagaagaagaagaagaagaagaagaagaagaagaagaagaagaagaagaagaagaagaagaagaagaagaagttgttctTTAACAATAGGTATTATGAAGACAGTGGATTCATTATAAACACACTTGCTGGAGAGAGGGGTACAGTCAAAACAGGTGTCTAACAAGGCTCTGATACAGAAAAGCCAAATTTATGAAGAGGCACATCCTAATTGTGAGGCAAGTGACCTGCAGCCAAGAGACCTTCAATCTTCTATTTGCAATTCTCATCTTTATAGCTGATGATACCTGCAATATCCCTATTCTGAACAGTTTTAACTGATCTTTGTAGCTTACCTTGTTCTAACAAAGAGACACTTGAAGCCCATTGGATAAGAACTTCAGGATCAAACTTAGTTTAACATTTCTCATCATTCTGAAGTGATGGCACTGAGAGGGAATTGAACAGGATTATGAGTGCTACCGGGTGCCTCCTTATAAGGGTGATCACTGATAATTCCCAACATCATGGAGCATACAACTACACAAGTCAGAAGTCTTATAATAGCCAAGATACGTGTGTCCTTGAGCATCTTCCTGAATACATTTTCTCCAGAATAGGACCTCCCTGAGTGTATGTAAGGGTTCAGCATGTAAGGCTTGAGCTTTCTGGTTTGATGGTTCCTAGTTATCAAAAAGTACTTAAGTATCTCATTTAATCTCTGAACCTCAAATTTCTCTCACATAAAGAGGAGAGGGACATGGTACTAACACATGATATAGGGGGGTTACAATGGTTCACTAGGATTCTCACCATTTAGCATTTATCATAGGGATTTGGGGGTTTTAATAAATTGCCTATTAAATGCTCTCTACCATTGTAAACAGACTTTCCATCTCCTCATTCAGGCATgctctcccctccctgcctcaTCGGTATGTAGAACAGAGCCTGCCCCAGAAATTTCCTCGTTGGGACTTCAAAAGAACAATACGAGATTAGCACAGCCACTGAGAAAAAGGAATGAGACAAGATCAAACATTTTAGCTTTAAAAACTACAAGGCTATCTAAAGATAACACTTTAGAAATTTATCAGTTTGACACCTCCCCTTTGTCAGTTACTGGGTATGGGCAGAATACCTTTTTACTTTGCCTTCAGTCtgtaaaaatagaaaggaaaatattaacaAACGCGACTGGATTGTTGTCAAgtaaaaccaataaaaatgatTACTCTATCTGTATAAAAGTGGTCCATAAAACCTTAATAATCAACCATATTTAAGCAGTGTTCCACTGAGTAAGCTGACAGGGTTCCCATGTTTTATAAACAACATttatggactttaacaactcaaAATTTCAGTTTTTATGAGTTGTGTATAAATCTGAGAAGTGGTTGAAGCCACATTTCAAATCTAAACCTTTTCGGAGGCATCCTGCCAAGCAATCATACTAACACTCTAACACAGAGAAACTGGTTTGTCTTTTCGAAAGCTACAGAGTTGGAGGGGTCTATCTCTAACATAAATAATTTCTCTAAATCTGTATACACACACTggatttttcagttttgaaaaacataattattttagAAACTATTAATGTTCATCTGCTCTTAACAGCTATCTATATATACATGATACAAAgggttttttaaatataataggtTAAATTGCATCTGAGTCACGGaagcagtgtttgtttgtttgtttgtttgtttttgttttaaagtattcCATACTTATTTGCATGATTCAGTTGAGATTATTATTGGGATTATTTTAAATGCCACTCTCTGGATTTTATCATGCTTTCCTTAACAAATCAGATTGTCTGTCTATCAAAGGAGCACATCTTTTGACTCTTTGTGGCATGGACTCCTATTACACTAGAAGCTATTCTAAATATTCTAGAAGGAAgtaaatatgaaattataaagggaggagaggaaggaaaggtgaAAGAGGAGAGAAGTACAAAGATAATAagttaatatttttctctttcagcaGAGAATTGCAAAACAAATGTAAACCTCCCTGTTCCCCTGATCCGTATTGATAATCTTAGTTTGAAAGATGTAATGAGACTATAGCAATACAGTGTAGccctggcaaggtggctcagtgtgtaaagtcgCCTGATGCCAAGTCTGATGTCCTGAATTTGATCTCCAGTATCCACATGGAGGGATGAGAGAACTGGCTCTGTCCAGTGGTCCCATCGGTCCCTTGTCCTCTACACCCACATGGCAACCACACCATCCCTAACACACCTCATATATGtgagcatattttttttttaaattaaaacagacAAATGAAATTTAACCAAATCAACAGGCAGAATGCTTAGGTGACATTGCTAACACTATAGCAGCAGATGTTTTAGGGTCGTCTTTGAGGAAAATCCATGAGCAGTAGAGGTGGTGAGGGACAGAAGCAGAGAATTCCATCACTGAAAGCCAGTGGGCATGCTGCCTGCTCAGCATGGAATACCAAGGACAATATCCTTAAAGGGGGCTTAAAAGTTCTCCCTTCAACAACGACAGAGGGACAGTCCTATAGGCACTTCAAAAGGCTGCTTCCTAGAGAAGAACCATCCTCCTACAAAGGCATCAGAAACTCACTGAGCCTGTCAAAGGCACACTGACTGTCGTGTGTGTGCAAACAGAAACAGGGATACGTAGATGGGCAGCTGAGAAAAAAACGAGAAAAGAAATCAGTATCAACGCCAGAGGTACTCTCCAATAACAAAAACCATAAATAGCAAGGTAAGTAATCTATTCCTCGTTTACAAATAATTTCTCATATTACTAAAGCAATGAGCAGGACtgatttgaaaattttaatcttACTTTCTTCGATTATCTCCTAGACTTATCCTATCCTGTACATTGCTAGATTATCTCTCCATGCAGCCTCAGCATCTCCAACCAAGCATGGGAGTTGTCCATTTCCAAGCTCTGCAGTCTGTCTGAAAATACTGTTATTCTAACCAGGGTTAGAATGAAACTTGGTGAGAAGCGGGGAGGGGAACTTGGGGCAGAGGCTCTGGGAATTTGGAACTGATATGATATGATAGATCTTCTTGTCACCTTTAGTCTCTGTGACTCCATGAGATTCATGATGACTGAATAATTTGTGCTCGCCACACTGAACAAGCCAGGCTGGCAGATTTCAGTCCAGAAAAGCTACAAGCTGAAAATTCAGAATCTAACAGAGATGAAAGTTATCGATCCAAAGCTGAAAGAAAACCaatttacctaaaattatacCATGTATTTGTGTCTATTCTCTAAACCTCAGAAATCCCAACTTAAAGCATATGACCTGATGATTCCAAATGCACCAATTACTGCCTCTTGGATTGCCTACTCATTGAGCCTCACCTGCACATCCAATAACCTTTCAATGCACCATATACAGTCTCATTAGTTCAGATATTTTTCATCTAGAATCTGAAAATCTTAAGCCAGACTATAATCTCTCTTTATTTTCAGTGATTAGACACATTTCAAATCAAATAAATGATTAGAATCTGCAAAGTTGCAAGAGAACCTTATAGGCAGGTAAAAAGATCGTTATCTATAAATTAAATCTGGCCAATTTCTATTCTTCCAACATGTGACATTTATTGAATACTTACCGCATAAAACATTATAATCAGTCATTTACAATGATaaagtataaaattaataaaatggagtTTTTGCTTAtccttaaatatattaaaatataacattttactaGATGttgatatataatgtataatatttattaatatattatatagcatataatattatatactaATATCTGTAAAGAGATATTTTATTGGCTCACCAAATTCTACCAAACTAAACAATAAATATACATACCTAAAATTACATCATGTCTTTGTGCCTATTCTCCACACTTTAAAAATTCCAGCTTAAAAAATGTAATCTAAGCAATGTCAAACATGTCAAACACTTCGAAGTGTGATTGACTCCCAAGAGTTACAGAATGACATTATAGATACCTTCAATGGGATTCCCAGACTTCTTGAACTttaagcctaaagaaaaggaatctaGAAAATTGTGTTGAATAAAGTTAAACCAATGTCCTATTCACATAGCTCGCTATTACTGAGATGATATCATTATCTTAACTATAAGTTCAGGCTTCTAGGACAGGTATGTAGCTACAATAAAGACCTAAACTGAGTCACTGGTAGAAAGAACCATGATTTATTTGAAGCTGGAATATGAGAGTGGGCTGATAACTATGATAATTATTATACTCTGGAGGCTTAAATGGAAAACTAGACTTGAAAACATAGAATATTCATCTGCCATGTTCTAGTAGCAAACGTTCAGCAATTGCTTTATCAGTCTGAAGGTCAGATGTCTTAACAGTTTCTGGATTAGTGTTCTGATCCAGTCTCATTGGACTTTCCTAAGACAGTGGTCTGGCCCAAATTTAGACCCTTAGTCTTTGGgataaatcaataaaattctaAAGGGGCAAGCCAAACCAGGTAAATTGGCACAGAAGTAACTTTTATCTCTAAAGACTTTTGAGGTTGAAAGGTTCAGTGGAATATCTTGATTGTCAATTAAAGGAGAGTCACCTGGACCAGTAAAGCACACCTCAGAGTGAGTGTGAGGGAGATTTCAGAGAGGGTTAAAATCAGAAGTCTTTGTCCTAATCAACAATTTATTCCATTGGTTAACTCAGAATAGACTTTAACTTGTGGTGGGGTTAAGGAAGGTAGGTGTGTGCCTTTGAAGAAGGTATCTTaaaatctccctctctccctcctccctcccttccatctatttccctctctccctctcctctgtctccatccatccatccatccatccatccatctatatcccccatctctctccatccctctctccctcttcccctccatctctgtctctcttcccctccctcttcctttccatcgtcatccatccatccatccatccatccatccatccatccatcaatccatccaactatatccccctcccatctctttctccttagtTACCATTAGGTGCAAAACTTTGCTCTACATACACTCTTGTTGCCATGATATTCTGCATCATCATAGGCCCATGGCAACAGAGAAAGCTCATCATAAGCTACAACTTCTAAGCTGGGGACAAgattattctttctttccttaaactGTTTTTTCTAGTGTAATTGTCACAGTGATCAAGGCAACATAAAAGGTATTCTTAATAACACCAGACTATGGAGAGCCCTTGGGGATACTGATTTTCTCCACCCTGGATATGCTGGGGTGAGAGACAGAGCCAGCTTCCAGGGATGAAAGGCTATTAGATCTGTATTGCTCATAAGATGTTCTTTTCTAATTCTGCACAGGCTCTTTGGGCCatcataacaaaaaaaaaaaaaaaaaaaaaaaaaaaaaaaaaaaaaaaaacccttcaattTCCAAGTTATAGCTCCAAACTGAGGAGAATCCAGTACCTTTTCATATTCACAGTCAACTCTCAATTATTTATGCATATGAGAGAGTGGTGTCTTTGataataaaatgataatttatggagttttttgttttggtttggtttgttttggtttggttttggcaaTATCAACAGACTTATTTTCCTAATTGTGTCTGACCCCAGTTTGTGTCACAGTTAACATTCTCCAgtaacaaacatatataaacattcTCCACATATAAGCAGATACCACTCGCCAATTGGTGGTGGGTAGAATGCCCAGAAACACACTGTGGGGTAGGGAAAAGAGGGTTGAGATTATATTTTTTGTTGCTGGCAATTCACACACTAGATAATCAATAAAGAGTTGGCTGTATTTATGGGAGGCCCTTCCTAGAGCCAAATAATCACATTAGCTAATTCCCATCCATGAAATAAATGTAGTCTCAGTAATTACTTATTAAACTAAGTCTATCAGCATacagcacattttcttttaactggGATTATCAAGCTTGACTGTTTATATCAATCCAATTAAGATAATTGTCTGATTCTCCAGTACTAGCTACCATGTaattctttgtgagttttctCTCGGGCTTGTAGATTTGGGGGGATTCACCATAACTTTTGTGATTTGTAGTCCACGCTATCTAGACAGTTCCCTCTGGACTGTGCAGGTGGTCTGGCTGTAGGCATAACATCCCTGCTGCATCCCGCCCATGGCCCCACCCACGCTGTGGTACTCACCTTTCTCCTCCTCAGCTTGGCTGCTTTCTGCAGTCTCCGTTGGAGGCTGCGCTGCCTTGGTGGCAGCATCCTCTGCAGCAGGGGTGGTGGCAGCAGCATCAGTGACAGCAGCAGGCACATCGGCTTGTTTAGGCTCCTCCTTGGCTGGGCCATCTTCAGCCTTGGAGGACGGGGAGTTATCAGTGGTAGCTTTAGCAGCACTTTCTGTCTCCGCTGAGCCGGCCTTTTCCTCGGAGGGGGCCGCATCCCCTTCACCCTTCTTCTCCTCAGAAGGTGCATCTCCTGCCTTGCTGGGCTCCTCAGCCTTGGGGCTGGTGGCTGGGGCTGCATCGGTAGTAGCAGAGccatctccctccttcttctccacaCCATCAGCAACGGGAGCATCATCCTTCTCCTTGGCCTCGGCCTCAGCAGCTGGTGCATCACCCTTCTTCTCGCCTTTGAGCTTTTTCCTTGTTATGTGTCCACGGAAGCTAGCCTGAATTTTGGTCGCAGCCTTATGAGCCTTATCTTCCGGCTTGACACCATCTTGTTCAATCTTTTGGTCCTCATCATTCTTTTCAACCTTTGTGGAGAAAAGAGGGAC harbors:
- the Gap43 gene encoding neuromodulin, whose amino-acid sequence is MLCCMRRTKQVEKNDEDQKIEQDGVKPEDKAHKAATKIQASFRGHITRKKLKGEKKGDAPAAEAEAKEKDDAPVADGVEKKEGDGSATTDAAPATSPKAEEPSKAGDAPSEEKKGEGDAAPSEEKAGSAETESAAKATTDNSPSSKAEDGPAKEEPKQADVPAAVTDAAATTPAAEDAATKAAQPPTETAESSQAEEEKDAVDEAKPKESARQDEGKEDPEADQEHA